The segment TTTTGTATTTGACCTGGTTTTAATTAAACTTTTCTAAGCGTCAGATAGCATGTCTCTTTAAGCATTTTTTTCGTAATTATATAGTGAGGAGACAAGGATTAAAATTGGAGCTGGTGTGAGGCAAGGTTGGCGGCGGCGACGTAAGAAGTTGATCTTGCAGGAGAGCTGCTTTGTTGAATGGCGGAATATGATTGCAGAAGCAGCTAGGAAGGGTTATGCTGGTGAAGATGAGCTGCAGTGGGATTCATACAAAATCTTGGATGAACAACTGAAACAGGAGTGGCTGGAGAGTGTTGAGAAGAGAAAAATGATGCCTAGGCCAAAAGGGAGCAAGAGAGCACCTAAATCACCTGAGCAGCGTAGAAAGATATCAGACGCCATTTCTGCAAAGTGGGCAGATCCTGTAAGTGCATGCCTTCAGACTGGTGGGGTTTATTTGCATCATTATCAAGGAGTTGTTATATAGGCTTCCTCCTGCATAGATGCACAATCCTTACGTCAAGCTCTCTTTTGACAATGTTTAGAGATGTACATGCCAATGAGTTAACATCTATCAGAGGAGGGAGCATTTATGGTTCCCTGCTTTTCCATCTTTGATTGTTTTGTATGCTTATTTAGTTTTCCATGATTTTTTCTCCCTTTCTATTAGGAATATCGTGACCGAGTATGCACTGCACTGGCTAAGTATCATGCTACAGCCATGGGAGCTGAAAGAAAACGAAGGAGAAGACCGACCGGCAAAACTCCCTTGAAAATGGATTCTGTGGAAAAGAAACTTACAGAGGCTAAAAGCATTAAAAGTGAGTTAAAAAGTATCCAGAAAACAatatcaaagagaaagagaaccTCGATTCCATACAAAGACCCAATGGCGAGATCCAAGTTGGAGATGATAAAAAGAATTAGAGCACAAAGGGTAGCTATAGAGGCAAAAAAGAGAAAAGCCGTGAACAGGGCAAAGTAAGTTCTCTATATTTACTTGTGATACATATATCTGGGGCTATACAATCTATTTTATAAAGAAAACTCTAATAATTGCACAGTATGTTGCACGTGCGTATTACATGCAAAATACTAGTATATTTAGTAGCTCTTAAATACAGAAAAGTTATTGCAACATACTGTGCTGCTAATATGCTACTATTTAGTTGAACAATATCTTGCAACTTGTTTTGAACTTCTGTTTGGCTATTAGACCAAGAAAAAACTTCTGTTTGGCTATCATAAATTTTATGCTTGTATTTAATATGATGGTGATCATCTTCATTTGTGTGACCATAGTCTCTTAATTGGATTTCAGGTTATTAATTGCTGAAGCAGAGAAGGCTGCAAAGGCTCTTGAGCTGGCTGCACTAAAAAGCCCTCTCGCACAAGCTTCGCTTTTGGAAACCAGGAAGCTGATTGCTGAGGCAACACGTTCCATGGAAAAAATAGAGAATGGACAGTTGACATCACAGGatgttggagatgatgcatcTTTTAGTTCTGGTGGACCAACAGAAAATTTGCATATTAATCAAAGAACTCAAAGCCATGATGAGTTCTTGGATGAGCGACTTGTGAATGGCATGCATCTCCTCACTTCAGGTGACAGTAATCACAgagattttgattttaaaaaattcacTCTGCAGAATGCACTGAATGGCAGGGAGCCCTTGACGGCAGAAAAGTGCACAGAGAATTCCTCTGATGTAATCTGTGGAGATCTTTCATCTCagtctagatatgtgagaaacgaATTGGAAGTAAATAATTTGCAAGTGGATCAATTGACGGTAAATGGATCTGTCAGCTACGACAAATTTACAGCTAGTAGAGAAGAATTGAGAACTTCAGAATTAAACGAATGTGAGGGCTCCACAACATTTGTGACTAAAAGTAAGAGGAAATGGGTGTATGGAAGGTTAATTGAAGTAGAAGAAGATTAAGTGAGAGGTAAACGGTATGGTGGGATGAAAATAGAAGCAAGCAAATTCTTTCTTTCTCATGTTCAGTAGTCCACGCCCTTACCAATGTATGATCATCGTGTCATATATGTTGTCAAGTTATGACCTCGGTCCCCTGGTATAGTGTTCTGGCCAAGACAAGATTGCGGTGGGGTAATTTCTTGGTTTGTGTTGCAAAGTATGACCAGGAAAGACTCGGATCACTGACGGGCATAACTTACCAGAATGAAAATTTTACCGTATCCTTCACCATGTTCAAGGATTGGGGCAGTCTAATATGCGTTTTTGAGATGTATGTCGGGGATTCcactattaaaaataaaaatcaacgtGGAAGAAGGGAGAATTCGTGTAtcaattattttagaactatcaTCATAATTAACTAATGGATTCCATGGTAACATGGTTCCTTGTGGTGCATTTtaagagtctctctctctctactttgTTTTGAAAAATGTAGTATTAACTGAATTTAAGAAATTAGTGCTTACGCTATGAAATTTAGGGCCATGAAGCGCATAACCTTTTTGGGTTACCAACATGAGATGGACATAGGGCAATAAACTTTTTGCAgtcaaattttaatttgaaaggaTTTACCCGAGAATTTCCAGCCAAGGAGCTAAATCAAGCTGCTAATATAATACACAACTGTTTTATGAAAGCTATCACAAACATTTTGTCCTACTTGTGTTTTCAAAATAATCATTCTACTTTGCACATCTGTAAGTTTCAGGAACATGATAAACACCATTGCCATCTGTGCGAAAGTATCTTTAGCATGGAGAATGATATTTCAAAATAAACCTTGGTCATATTTCCTTTTTATGGTAGACCATTTCATAGTTTACCATGCTTAGAAAAGAATTTAGCCCTTTGCAAGTCTATAAGTTTTTTCCCTGGGTGACATGAAAAATTACAACAATGTGGAACAAAACCAAgttaaatggaaaaaaaaaaaaaagatccttcTTCCACCATCTTAGCATGGAGAATGATATTTCATATTTCAAAATAAACCttggtcatattttttttttatggtagatCATTCCATAGCTTACTATGCTTAGAAAAGAATGTAGCCCTTTGCAAGTTTATACGCATTTTCCCTGGGCGGCATGAAAAATAACAACAATGTGGAACTAATGTGGAACAAAACCaagttaaatgaaaaaaaaaaatcctttttccACCATCTTGCTCCTACCTAAAACCCTCTCCCCATGCCCCTCGTTTGCCTCCCCCTTCCCAACTCCCGGGCCTCTCCCCTTCTTCCAAATCCCTCATTGTCTTCTCATTCCTTGTCTCTCCTCTACTGCCACCTCCCAccctttcaaattttaatttaatgctagaATTTTAAAATTGTTATGATCCTTACAACATTGCTTGTGAACTTTTCTATCGACAAATGAAACAATTATAATTCAAGAATTGAAAGATAAATGGGAAAATAAACTTTAAGAGCCCAGCATAGATATTGTTGTCTAAAACATATGTATAGCATTAGATTGCAATTTTGAGCCACCGAAATGATTGTACATGGTgtgattttccttttttttgcttAATATAGAAAGCAATATTTGTTCAGATCTCAAAAGCTTTTAGGGAAAACAATACAATATCAGCATTCAATGTACCATGTCAATCAATTGATTGTTGTGATTGCAGTGAGCATCTAACTTTTAgatgagtttatatcatttttgCAAAGAACTATTTCATAACAATATTCTTTTATTTTGACTAAGTTCATAATAGTATTCTTTAGTCTTTAGCATTTTATATTGACCTAGCTATGTCATCAATGCACACAATTTGTGATGATAATGAAGGAAATGCCATCTAATGGCGATTTTTATGTATggtgaatttcaaaacttttatttatgtgcacagcaaaaaataatttcaaatttaaataatttaaatctaattagatttaatctaataaacatgtataaaaatcatatttcataCCCAAGAATCATTACATTAACAAGATTTAGATCTGTtctattaaaatctaaaattttacctttatgcgggtagatcTTCACCACAATTTAAAAAAGGTGGATATCTTTTGAGGTTTCTTAGAGCCGCATAAGCATTCGGCCTCTATGGGTCTTGATCAGGAGGCTCCAAAGATCACCAAGatactagctcccttgcagatatTTCACctttcaaatcaaatctgatttcttcttcttttcttctcaagaaagaggaagaggatgatgaactagaagaagaaagagagcttCCCTCTTGGGCAGCAATAAGAAGGAAGGGGTCCTTCTATGTGGGcagcaagg is part of the Elaeis guineensis isolate ETL-2024a chromosome 15, EG11, whole genome shotgun sequence genome and harbors:
- the LOC105057907 gene encoding uncharacterized protein isoform X6, with the protein product MFCVSWSSTCLPRRQVFGCSPVLQKEKPQLKLSEGCNAFSDMSAADIFTSQSAFRKHLGALKTQPQCHGKIVDRLSLVKEERVGSLWKYPIQIARKTNFKGWSLDKQQTPLIKVDATVEPKYLVPTENDNRNDFMLKFCSNSDSQLFQISNDESSEIDDKERLRRMKISKANKGNVPWNKGRKHSAETLQRIRERTRIAMQDPKVKLKLVNLGHSQSEETRIKIGAGVRQGWRRRRKKLILQESCFVEWRNMIAEAARKGYAGEDELQWDSYKILDEQLKQEWLESVEKRKMMPRPKGSKRAPKSPEQRRKISDAISAKWADPEYRDRVCTALAKYHATAMGAERKRRRRPTGKTPLKMDSVEKKLTEAKSIKSELKSIQKTISKRKRTSIPYKDPMARSKLEMIKRIRAQRVAIEAKKRKAVNRAKLLIAEAEKAAKALELAALKSPLAQASLLETRKLIAEATRSMEKIENGQLTSQDVGDDASFSSGGPTENLHINQRTQSHDEFLDERLVNGMHLLTSGDSNHRDFDFKKFTLQNALNGREPLTAEKCTENSSDVICGDLSSQSRYVRNELEVNNLQVDQLTVNGSVSYDKFTASREELRTSELNECEGSTTFVTKSKRKWVYGRLIEVEED
- the LOC105057907 gene encoding uncharacterized protein isoform X5, with amino-acid sequence MFCVSWSSTCLPRRQVFGCSPVLQKEKPQLKLSEGCNAFSDMSAAVFFADIFTSQSAFRKHLGALKTQPQCHGKIVDRLSLVKEERVGSLWKYPIQIARKTNFKGWSLDKQQTPLIKVDATVEPKYLVPTENDNRNDFMLKFCSNSDSQLFQISNDESSEIDDKERLRRMKISKANKGNVPWNKGRKHSAETLQRIRERTRIAMQDPKVKLKLVNLGHSQSEETRIKIGAGVRQGWRRRRKKLILQESCFVEWRNMIAEAARKGYAGEDELQWDSYKILDEQLKQEWLESVEKRKMMPRPKGSKRAPKSPEQRRKISDAISAKWADPEYRDRVCTALAKYHATAMGAERKRRRRPTGKTPLKMDSVEKKLTEAKSIKSELKSIQKTISKRKRTSIPYKDPMARSKLEMIKRIRAQRVAIEAKKRKAVNRAKLLIAEAEKAAKALELAALKSPLAQASLLETRKLIAEATRSMEKIENGQLTSQDVGDDASFSSGGPTENLHINQRTQSHDEFLDERLVNGMHLLTSGDSNHRDFDFKKFTLQNALNGREPLTAEKCTENSSDVICGDLSSQSRYVRNELEVNNLQVDQLTVNGSVSYDKFTASREELRTSELNECEGSTTFVTKSKRKWVYGRLIEVEED
- the LOC105057907 gene encoding uncharacterized protein isoform X12, whose amino-acid sequence is MFCVSWSSTCLPRRQVFGCSPVLQKEKPQLKLSEGCNAFSDMSAADSQLFQISNDESSEIDDKERLRRMKISKANKGNVPWNKGRKHSAETLQRIRERTRIAMQDPKVKLKLVNLGHSQSEETRIKIGAGVRQGWRRRRKKLILQESCFVEWRNMIAEAARKGYAGEDELQWDSYKILDEQLKQEWLESVEKRKMMPRPKGSKRAPKSPEQRRKISDAISAKWADPEYRDRVCTALAKYHATAMGAERKRRRRPTGKTPLKMDSVEKKLTEAKSIKSELKSIQKTISKRKRTSIPYKDPMARSKLEMIKRIRAQRVAIEAKKRKAVNRAKLLIAEAEKAAKALELAALKSPLAQASLLETRKLIAEATRSMEKIENGQLTSQDVGDDASFSSGGPTENLHINQRTQSHDEFLDERLVNGMHLLTSGDSNHRDFDFKKFTLQNALNGREPLTAEKCTENSSDVICGDLSSQSRYVRNELEVNNLQVDQLTVNGSVSYDKFTASREELRTSELNECEGSTTFVTKSKRKWVYGRLIEVEED
- the LOC105057907 gene encoding uncharacterized protein isoform X8, which gives rise to MTDIFTSQSAFRKHLGALKTQPQCHGKIVDRLSLVKEERVGSLWKYPIQIARKTNFKGWSLDKQQTPLIKVDATVEPKYLVPTENDNRNDFMLKFCSNSDSQLFQISNDESSEIDDKERLRRMKISKANKGNVPWNKGRKHSAETLQRIRERTRIAMQDPKRTFPTIHENIIPNYELCKHVLCHPSLHLRHKGVKLKLVNLGHSQSEETRIKIGAGVRQGWRRRRKKLILQESCFVEWRNMIAEAARKGYAGEDELQWDSYKILDEQLKQEWLESVEKRKMMPRPKGSKRAPKSPEQRRKISDAISAKWADPEYRDRVCTALAKYHATAMGAERKRRRRPTGKTPLKMDSVEKKLTEAKSIKSELKSIQKTISKRKRTSIPYKDPMARSKLEMIKRIRAQRVAIEAKKRKAVNRAKLLIAEAEKAAKALELAALKSPLAQASLLETRKLIAEATRSMEKIENGQLTSQDVGDDASFSSGGPTENLHINQRTQSHDEFLDERLVNGMHLLTSGDSNHRDFDFKKFTLQNALNGREPLTAEKCTENSSDVICGDLSSQSRYVRNELEVNNLQVDQLTVNGSVSYDKFTASREELRTSELNECEGSTTFVTKSKRKWVYGRLIEVEED
- the LOC105057907 gene encoding uncharacterized protein isoform X4, with protein sequence MMAYLDVIAPSHLCEGGTSRNHCPSQQPYIFTSQSAFRKHLGALKTQPQCHGKIVDRLSLVKEERVGSLWKYPIQIARKTNFKGWSLDKQQTPLIKVDATVEPKYLVPTENDNRNDFMLKFCSNSDSQLFQISNDESSEIDDKERLRRMKISKANKGNVPWNKGRKHSAETLQRIRERTRIAMQDPKRTFPTIHENIIPNYELCKHVLCHPSLHLRHKGVKLKLVNLGHSQSEETRIKIGAGVRQGWRRRRKKLILQESCFVEWRNMIAEAARKGYAGEDELQWDSYKILDEQLKQEWLESVEKRKMMPRPKGSKRAPKSPEQRRKISDAISAKWADPEYRDRVCTALAKYHATAMGAERKRRRRPTGKTPLKMDSVEKKLTEAKSIKSELKSIQKTISKRKRTSIPYKDPMARSKLEMIKRIRAQRVAIEAKKRKAVNRAKLLIAEAEKAAKALELAALKSPLAQASLLETRKLIAEATRSMEKIENGQLTSQDVGDDASFSSGGPTENLHINQRTQSHDEFLDERLVNGMHLLTSGDSNHRDFDFKKFTLQNALNGREPLTAEKCTENSSDVICGDLSSQSRYVRNELEVNNLQVDQLTVNGSVSYDKFTASREELRTSELNECEGSTTFVTKSKRKWVYGRLIEVEED
- the LOC105057907 gene encoding uncharacterized protein isoform X3: MMAYLDVIAPSHLCEGGTSRNHCPSQQPFFFADIFTSQSAFRKHLGALKTQPQCHGKIVDRLSLVKEERVGSLWKYPIQIARKTNFKGWSLDKQQTPLIKVDATVEPKYLVPTENDNRNDFMLKFCSNSDSQLFQISNDESSEIDDKERLRRMKISKANKGNVPWNKGRKHSAETLQRIRERTRIAMQDPKRTFPTIHENIIPNYELCKHVLCHPSLHLRHKGVKLKLVNLGHSQSEETRIKIGAGVRQGWRRRRKKLILQESCFVEWRNMIAEAARKGYAGEDELQWDSYKILDEQLKQEWLESVEKRKMMPRPKGSKRAPKSPEQRRKISDAISAKWADPEYRDRVCTALAKYHATAMGAERKRRRRPTGKTPLKMDSVEKKLTEAKSIKSELKSIQKTISKRKRTSIPYKDPMARSKLEMIKRIRAQRVAIEAKKRKAVNRAKLLIAEAEKAAKALELAALKSPLAQASLLETRKLIAEATRSMEKIENGQLTSQDVGDDASFSSGGPTENLHINQRTQSHDEFLDERLVNGMHLLTSGDSNHRDFDFKKFTLQNALNGREPLTAEKCTENSSDVICGDLSSQSRYVRNELEVNNLQVDQLTVNGSVSYDKFTASREELRTSELNECEGSTTFVTKSKRKWVYGRLIEVEED
- the LOC105057907 gene encoding uncharacterized protein isoform X1; amino-acid sequence: MFCVSWSSTCLPRRQVFGCSPVLQKEKPQLKLSEGCNAFSDMSAAVFFADIFTSQSAFRKHLGALKTQPQCHGKIVDRLSLVKEERVGSLWKYPIQIARKTNFKGWSLDKQQTPLIKVDATVEPKYLVPTENDNRNDFMLKFCSNSDSQLFQISNDESSEIDDKERLRRMKISKANKGNVPWNKGRKHSAETLQRIRERTRIAMQDPKRTFPTIHENIIPNYELCKHVLCHPSLHLRHKGVKLKLVNLGHSQSEETRIKIGAGVRQGWRRRRKKLILQESCFVEWRNMIAEAARKGYAGEDELQWDSYKILDEQLKQEWLESVEKRKMMPRPKGSKRAPKSPEQRRKISDAISAKWADPEYRDRVCTALAKYHATAMGAERKRRRRPTGKTPLKMDSVEKKLTEAKSIKSELKSIQKTISKRKRTSIPYKDPMARSKLEMIKRIRAQRVAIEAKKRKAVNRAKLLIAEAEKAAKALELAALKSPLAQASLLETRKLIAEATRSMEKIENGQLTSQDVGDDASFSSGGPTENLHINQRTQSHDEFLDERLVNGMHLLTSGDSNHRDFDFKKFTLQNALNGREPLTAEKCTENSSDVICGDLSSQSRYVRNELEVNNLQVDQLTVNGSVSYDKFTASREELRTSELNECEGSTTFVTKSKRKWVYGRLIEVEED
- the LOC105057907 gene encoding uncharacterized protein isoform X10, with product MFCVSWSSTCLPRRQVFGCSPVLQKEKPQLKLSEGCNAFSDMSAADSQLFQISNDESSEIDDKERLRRMKISKANKGNVPWNKGRKHSAETLQRIRERTRIAMQDPKRTFPTIHENIIPNYELCKHVLCHPSLHLRHKGVKLKLVNLGHSQSEETRIKIGAGVRQGWRRRRKKLILQESCFVEWRNMIAEAARKGYAGEDELQWDSYKILDEQLKQEWLESVEKRKMMPRPKGSKRAPKSPEQRRKISDAISAKWADPEYRDRVCTALAKYHATAMGAERKRRRRPTGKTPLKMDSVEKKLTEAKSIKSELKSIQKTISKRKRTSIPYKDPMARSKLEMIKRIRAQRVAIEAKKRKAVNRAKLLIAEAEKAAKALELAALKSPLAQASLLETRKLIAEATRSMEKIENGQLTSQDVGDDASFSSGGPTENLHINQRTQSHDEFLDERLVNGMHLLTSGDSNHRDFDFKKFTLQNALNGREPLTAEKCTENSSDVICGDLSSQSRYVRNELEVNNLQVDQLTVNGSVSYDKFTASREELRTSELNECEGSTTFVTKSKRKWVYGRLIEVEED
- the LOC105057907 gene encoding uncharacterized protein isoform X13, which codes for MLKFCSNSDSQLFQISNDESSEIDDKERLRRMKISKANKGNVPWNKGRKHSAETLQRIRERTRIAMQDPKRTFPTIHENIIPNYELCKHVLCHPSLHLRHKGVKLKLVNLGHSQSEETRIKIGAGVRQGWRRRRKKLILQESCFVEWRNMIAEAARKGYAGEDELQWDSYKILDEQLKQEWLESVEKRKMMPRPKGSKRAPKSPEQRRKISDAISAKWADPEYRDRVCTALAKYHATAMGAERKRRRRPTGKTPLKMDSVEKKLTEAKSIKSELKSIQKTISKRKRTSIPYKDPMARSKLEMIKRIRAQRVAIEAKKRKAVNRAKLLIAEAEKAAKALELAALKSPLAQASLLETRKLIAEATRSMEKIENGQLTSQDVGDDASFSSGGPTENLHINQRTQSHDEFLDERLVNGMHLLTSGDSNHRDFDFKKFTLQNALNGREPLTAEKCTENSSDVICGDLSSQSRYVRNELEVNNLQVDQLTVNGSVSYDKFTASREELRTSELNECEGSTTFVTKSKRKWVYGRLIEVEED
- the LOC105057907 gene encoding uncharacterized protein isoform X7 — its product is MTVFFADIFTSQSAFRKHLGALKTQPQCHGKIVDRLSLVKEERVGSLWKYPIQIARKTNFKGWSLDKQQTPLIKVDATVEPKYLVPTENDNRNDFMLKFCSNSDSQLFQISNDESSEIDDKERLRRMKISKANKGNVPWNKGRKHSAETLQRIRERTRIAMQDPKRTFPTIHENIIPNYELCKHVLCHPSLHLRHKGVKLKLVNLGHSQSEETRIKIGAGVRQGWRRRRKKLILQESCFVEWRNMIAEAARKGYAGEDELQWDSYKILDEQLKQEWLESVEKRKMMPRPKGSKRAPKSPEQRRKISDAISAKWADPEYRDRVCTALAKYHATAMGAERKRRRRPTGKTPLKMDSVEKKLTEAKSIKSELKSIQKTISKRKRTSIPYKDPMARSKLEMIKRIRAQRVAIEAKKRKAVNRAKLLIAEAEKAAKALELAALKSPLAQASLLETRKLIAEATRSMEKIENGQLTSQDVGDDASFSSGGPTENLHINQRTQSHDEFLDERLVNGMHLLTSGDSNHRDFDFKKFTLQNALNGREPLTAEKCTENSSDVICGDLSSQSRYVRNELEVNNLQVDQLTVNGSVSYDKFTASREELRTSELNECEGSTTFVTKSKRKWVYGRLIEVEED
- the LOC105057907 gene encoding uncharacterized protein isoform X9 — protein: MMAYLDVIAPSHLCEGGTSRNHCPSQQPFFFADIFTSQSAFRKHLGALKTQPQCHGKIVDRLSLVKEERVGSLWKYPIQIARKTNFKGWSLDKQQTPLIKVDATVEPKYLVPTENDNRNDFMLKFCSNSDSQLFQISNDESSEIDDKERLRRMKISKANKGNVPWNKGRKHSAETLQRIRERTRIAMQDPKVKLKLVNLGHSQSEETRIKIGAGVRQGWRRRRKKLILQESCFVEWRNMIAEAARKGYAGEDELQWDSYKILDEQLKQEWLESVEKRKMMPRPKGSKRAPKSPEQRRKISDAISAKWADPEYRDRVCTALAKYHATAMGAERKRRRRPTGKTPLKMDSVEKKLTEAKSIKSELKSIQKTISKRKRTSIPYKDPMARSKLEMIKRIRAQRVAIEAKKRKAVNRAKLLIAEAEKAAKALELAALKSPLAQASLLETRKLIAEATRSMEKIENGQLTSQDVGDDASFSSGGPTENLHINQRTQSHDEFLDERLVNGMHLLTSGDSNHRDFDFKKFTLQNALNGREPLTAEKCTENSSDVICGDLSSQSRYVRNELEVNNLQVDQLTVNGSVSYDKFTASREELRTSELNECEGSTTFVTKSKRKWVYGRLIEVEED
- the LOC105057907 gene encoding uncharacterized protein isoform X14, with product MKISKANKGNVPWNKGRKHSAETLQRIRERTRIAMQDPKRTFPTIHENIIPNYELCKHVLCHPSLHLRHKGVKLKLVNLGHSQSEETRIKIGAGVRQGWRRRRKKLILQESCFVEWRNMIAEAARKGYAGEDELQWDSYKILDEQLKQEWLESVEKRKMMPRPKGSKRAPKSPEQRRKISDAISAKWADPEYRDRVCTALAKYHATAMGAERKRRRRPTGKTPLKMDSVEKKLTEAKSIKSELKSIQKTISKRKRTSIPYKDPMARSKLEMIKRIRAQRVAIEAKKRKAVNRAKLLIAEAEKAAKALELAALKSPLAQASLLETRKLIAEATRSMEKIENGQLTSQDVGDDASFSSGGPTENLHINQRTQSHDEFLDERLVNGMHLLTSGDSNHRDFDFKKFTLQNALNGREPLTAEKCTENSSDVICGDLSSQSRYVRNELEVNNLQVDQLTVNGSVSYDKFTASREELRTSELNECEGSTTFVTKSKRKWVYGRLIEVEED
- the LOC105057907 gene encoding uncharacterized protein isoform X11 codes for the protein MMAYLDVIAPSHLCEGGTSRNHCPSQQPYSQLFQISNDESSEIDDKERLRRMKISKANKGNVPWNKGRKHSAETLQRIRERTRIAMQDPKRTFPTIHENIIPNYELCKHVLCHPSLHLRHKGVKLKLVNLGHSQSEETRIKIGAGVRQGWRRRRKKLILQESCFVEWRNMIAEAARKGYAGEDELQWDSYKILDEQLKQEWLESVEKRKMMPRPKGSKRAPKSPEQRRKISDAISAKWADPEYRDRVCTALAKYHATAMGAERKRRRRPTGKTPLKMDSVEKKLTEAKSIKSELKSIQKTISKRKRTSIPYKDPMARSKLEMIKRIRAQRVAIEAKKRKAVNRAKLLIAEAEKAAKALELAALKSPLAQASLLETRKLIAEATRSMEKIENGQLTSQDVGDDASFSSGGPTENLHINQRTQSHDEFLDERLVNGMHLLTSGDSNHRDFDFKKFTLQNALNGREPLTAEKCTENSSDVICGDLSSQSRYVRNELEVNNLQVDQLTVNGSVSYDKFTASREELRTSELNECEGSTTFVTKSKRKWVYGRLIEVEED
- the LOC105057907 gene encoding uncharacterized protein isoform X2 — protein: MFCVSWSSTCLPRRQVFGCSPVLQKEKPQLKLSEGCNAFSDMSAADIFTSQSAFRKHLGALKTQPQCHGKIVDRLSLVKEERVGSLWKYPIQIARKTNFKGWSLDKQQTPLIKVDATVEPKYLVPTENDNRNDFMLKFCSNSDSQLFQISNDESSEIDDKERLRRMKISKANKGNVPWNKGRKHSAETLQRIRERTRIAMQDPKRTFPTIHENIIPNYELCKHVLCHPSLHLRHKGVKLKLVNLGHSQSEETRIKIGAGVRQGWRRRRKKLILQESCFVEWRNMIAEAARKGYAGEDELQWDSYKILDEQLKQEWLESVEKRKMMPRPKGSKRAPKSPEQRRKISDAISAKWADPEYRDRVCTALAKYHATAMGAERKRRRRPTGKTPLKMDSVEKKLTEAKSIKSELKSIQKTISKRKRTSIPYKDPMARSKLEMIKRIRAQRVAIEAKKRKAVNRAKLLIAEAEKAAKALELAALKSPLAQASLLETRKLIAEATRSMEKIENGQLTSQDVGDDASFSSGGPTENLHINQRTQSHDEFLDERLVNGMHLLTSGDSNHRDFDFKKFTLQNALNGREPLTAEKCTENSSDVICGDLSSQSRYVRNELEVNNLQVDQLTVNGSVSYDKFTASREELRTSELNECEGSTTFVTKSKRKWVYGRLIEVEED